The Rubidibacter lacunae KORDI 51-2 genome has a window encoding:
- a CDS encoding calcium-binding protein — MYGGNGNDVLFAGQGSDWLIGNAGDDTLIGFGDSSSEYDVLLGGSGTDTFVLGDLDGVFYQGDGHAQILDFTSDSLAIEDTIQIHGDLSDYSLDQSVNYGGGAALDTAILLGTDLIAVVEDTTAIALTADYFTTV, encoded by the coding sequence CTGTATGGCGGGAACGGCAACGACGTCCTGTTCGCCGGCCAGGGCAGCGATTGGCTGATTGGCAACGCCGGAGACGATACGCTGATTGGCTTCGGCGACAGCAGTTCTGAGTACGACGTGTTGCTTGGTGGTAGCGGTACCGATACGTTCGTTCTGGGCGATCTCGACGGCGTGTTCTACCAGGGGGACGGTCACGCCCAAATTCTTGACTTCACCAGCGATTCGCTTGCTATCGAAGACACGATCCAGATCCACGGCGATCTCAGCGATTACAGCCTCGACCAAAGCGTCAACTACGGGGGGGGTGCAGCTCTAGACACGGCGATTCTCCTGGGCACCGACTTGATCGCGGTCGTGGAAGATACAACGGCAATTGCACTGACGGCTGATTACTTTACAACGGTGTAA